Within the Triticum urartu cultivar G1812 unplaced genomic scaffold, Tu2.1 TuUngrouped_contig_680, whole genome shotgun sequence genome, the region TTGCGTCTCCTCGGCTTCTCTCCACGCACATTCCCATGTCGCTGCTCCCGCCGGGGATGAGCCCATCCAGCGGCCGTCGCGTCGTGTACCTCTGCCGAGACCCCAAGGACACGTTCGTGTCTCGGTGGCAGTGGCACTTCGACAACAAGATCTTCCACGGTTCCACCATGGAGCTGGACAAAGCCTACGACTTGTTCTGCCGGGGGCTCTCGCCTTACGGGCCTTTCTGGGAGCACTACCTGGAGTactggaaggcaagcttggtgacgcCGGACAAGGTCCTTTTCTTGAAGTACGAAGAGATCAAGGAAGACTCGGTGAGAGTCGTGCAAAAGCTTGCAGCGTTCCTCCGTGTCCCTTTCAGCCAGGAGGAGGAAAGCTCTGGTGTCCCGGAAGAGGTGGCGAGGCTCTGCAGCTTTGAGACAGTGACGAGCCTACAGGTTAACCAGGTAAGTGTTGTCAATGATCACGGAGATCACAGGTTTCCTGCTAATTCAGCCTTCTTTAGAAAAGGACAAGTTGGGGACTGGGCGAACCACATGAGCCGAGAGATGGGGGAAAACATGGATCAGATCACCAAAGACAGGCTCAAGGGATCTGGACTCGCCTTCTGATTTGCATTTCTATTTTCTTATCTGCACACCTCTGTTTCGTACTCATAGTCTCATACACATTTCGGACTAAAGAAGTTTCTTTAAACGGTGTTGTCTTTTGTAAAAAAAAAAGGTGAGTGGCTCGACATGCCATGAGCATCTTGAAAGTCTGTGAATAAAAAAGATAAGACTTTGTCTGAGTACAAGAATTTTTCTCCTATTCACACGTTTTTTAGTTTAATTGTTATCCCATCATAATTTCGGGATCTCGTAATGCGGAGAAAATAAAGGATCTCGTAACATTCAGAGGTAACACTAAGACATAATCAGTGCACCTTGTACTAAAACTGTGGTTTGGCTTGGTTCTGGTCCGGAGAACATTGTAAACTAGTAGAATGCTCATGCGTTGTCACGGGCCATAGATTTTTTTTCCGGTTACATATATAAGCATAATACATGTATAGAAGTGATAATCCATAGCAATCAAAAAGCAATTGAAGTCCACTTCACTTGCGATGTAAGTTCATAAAAATCTAACTGAACGATGTGTACATAGAGAGCAATGATCAGTTGTTTTTCTATTATAAACTAAGATTTACTTGCATACAATAATGTGAGGAATGTTGTCTTTAGCTTCATTTGCATAATACCATGTGATTCGCATCCCGATATTCGTAAGCAATAAATTGTAGGCTACCTATAGGTCACTTGAATGGTCTTCTCTCTAATTGTAGGCTAGGCTATGAGGCACTTATGTCACCTCATAGCAACTGCTCATTTCTCCTTTTCTTTAAGAAAAAATGTTCACACCTCTCACTCACTCACCCCACAACCGCCTCCTGCTCTCCTCACACAGCCAACCAGCCACCGGGCGCTGCCACATCTCATCTCCCCACCATAGCGTTGTCGCCTCCATCTCTCCCCCAACACCTCCGCTCTACGCCAAGGCGAAGCTCACACTCTCCTCTCCCTGTTGCCTGTCCTCCCCTCCATGGCGTCACGCACCCCCTCTTCTTCCCGCCTCCCTTTCTCCCCAACAACCTCTCATGTTGTCGCCTCGACACCGAGCCCACCCATCCGCCGGTCTGGCATCAAGGGCAACGGGATTTAACCGGGAGGTGTAGTAGGGATATTAGCTCTCCATTAGTGTCGGCCACGTTGCCGACTCGTTCTTATGTGGGTTGGACGACCTAGGACACAGTTTTGGGGCGTGGCAAGGAGGGATGACACACTCGTCGTCGAGCCCTGTCTTCTACCCCAGCTGAGCTGCGCAAGCATAGTCGCGAAGCCACGCCGTCAATCTCCATGACGAGGTCGACCCAACCGATTCCTAGTGCCAAGGAGTGCACACCATCACGCCGGTAGGAACGCCACGGCGATGCGACCTGCTACTCACCATAGCACCACCACCTTCTCCGAGTGCGGTGACCACTGAAGGATTGACACCACAGACACTCAAGTTCGCCCCTTCTAATGCCACCCACCCTACTCGTCTGTTGCTGCTGCCGACCCGGTTGTCCTCATCTCAATTAGCTCCCTAGGTTATATTTCTGTCCGACTGTCCCCGAATGTTGTGTAGTGAGTTTTCTAACTTCACCATCGCATGCCAGAGATAACTCTGAGCTAATTAATTTTGTGGATCAACATGTCACGGACATCAATATGGTGCCTATAATTGGTATCTTGTTTTGTCTAATTATTTTGGCAGAAACCAAAATTTTGCTTATTTTAAACAGAAAGTTGTGTGTGCGTAGATTGAAATAAAGATCTGTGGCAACAATATCAAATAACATGGACTGCATGATATATGATATTTCCCATGTAAACAAATTTGCTTATAGAGGGAGTACTTATCAGTAGATCTACTTGTAAAGATATCTTGCAACAGAACTTAACAAAATGCTAATTGTTACTCCCTATATAAAcaaatataagaccttttagaaCATGTAGTGATCTAAaagctcttatatttctttacaaagGGAGTACATATTATATATTACAAATTAAGCTCCCAACCTGAATTTTTTAAAATATTACATGGTTACAAATTAACCTCCCAACAAACCTTATGATATATATTAGGGGAGTGCTTGGAATTCATTTGTGCAGTTCTTTCCTAACACAATTTTGCTACTCACTAAATCAGTTAATTGTTTTAGTTCGGAACCAATGAATGATCAGTACTTACTTATATATCTTCTTTGTCAAATGTGCAATATTGAAATATATATTACGAACAAAAGGAGGCACCAAAACGCCGCTCTCCATTAGATCTAACATTTCTGCAGTTTAGCCACTTCTGTCCCTCCATGTATGAGTATCAATTGAACATCTGAATGCTCACTTCTGATAGATAGTTTGACAGCTTGGGCATGTGCTTTAACCAATTCTGTCCTTCCATAAGATGCTTTGACATGTGTTGTCGAAAGGATTCTTTTAATGAAAACTGCAGAAACCCATACATAGTTCGCATATATAAACAGAaaaattaacctctcttgttaGCGCTACATAGTTCACTCATATTGTGCATGCAAAGGCTACATATTTAGTTTGAGTGTAGTTAAAACATCTTCTGAGGGCTTTATTGTGCTTTCCCAAATTGATTCGTTTCTAGGAGATTATGTTACATTTTATTATTGTTCAAAAACATCACTCCATGCAATTTTTGTCTTCAGCTCCCTTATATTGTTCTGAACCACTGATCCATACTCAGACCGAATAGAGAGGTAACCAGTTTAGTGAGGCAAACAAATTCATGTTTCTTGCGGGCAAAGCCGTATGTTCTATTAAATGAACAGTGGGTGAAATTTAAGGTTTGTTAGATTTCGACAATGAAAAACGAGGTATGGAATTGGTCGACTTACCTGGACGCTTGGAGAGAGGCAATGTCGCAGAGATGATTTCCAGAGAGCCATGGCGTAGTGATGTGGTAGACGTCATTTTGTACCTCAATGTGTGACTGGCGTAATGATGATGATTTTCTGGAGAGACATCAGCATAGCAAAGAGACATAGGTCAACGCAGACCTGGCCCATGTGACTTGGCTGCATTGAGATTGTGAATAATGACATATGTAAAGAGGCCAAACTAACCAAGTTTGTGTGCGTGTGACCTGGCTGCATTCGATTGCAATCACATATTCAAAGAATTAATCTTCTCATTCCATCTTCCAATACGACTTAATTGTCTTAAAAAAATATACCTTACCAGGCCAAGGTACCTAATATTTGGCTCGCGTACTGAATAAACTTTTTCGCAGAAGTACCACATATTAGTACATCATCTCTTTTTCAGCATTTGGGTGCATAACCTATAATTAGAAAATGAATGTACGACAGACTGTTTTCAAGATAATATCAG harbors:
- the LOC125531100 gene encoding cytosolic sulfotransferase 15-like — protein: MAQAPSKVEDGATMSAAPSKSISPKDLISTLPTSSDDWCSGPLVLYKNYWLRSTVLERILLAQATMKPRDDDIILATQPKSGTTWLKALAFAITNRSRYGFGDHPLLTHHPHQLVLSIEFHGPGGDHTDLNALASPRLLSTHIPMSLLPPGMSPSSGRRVVYLCRDPKDTFVSRWQWHFDNKIFHGSTMELDKAYDLFCRGLSPYGPFWEHYLEYWKASLVTPDKVLFLKYEEIKEDSVRVVQKLAAFLRVPFSQEEESSGVPEEVARLCSFETVTSLQVNQVSVVNDHGDHRFPANSAFFRKGQVGDWANHMSREMGENMDQITKDRLKGSGLAF